The Candidatus Pelagibacter sp. IMCC9063 genome has a window encoding:
- a CDS encoding 4-(cytidine 5'-diphospho)-2-C-methyl-D-erythritol kinase — protein MALIKKTTLKSPAKINLHLRVLKKVPNKYHLIESLISLIGLYDEITINETLAKKTKITFLGKFSKTITSHDNSIVTALSSLQNINEKIRNKNFIIKVKKNIPVGSGLGGGSSNAVTVLLFLIKKFNLNVKKKNLLEILNKIGFDSSIFLNKYPKFISHYGERINIFKHKFRLNVLLIYPNKPNFTKIIYQKNKSFSKTFSIKKTQQTIKKNIHEYFHTANNDLVHTAKKINPRIGYIIEYLKKQKICDFVQMTGSGSCCFAIFKSKKTLLKCEKLVKTHYRSYWTAKTKTIT, from the coding sequence ATGGCATTAATTAAAAAAACCACACTAAAATCTCCTGCTAAAATAAATCTTCATCTCAGAGTTCTTAAAAAAGTGCCAAATAAATACCATTTAATTGAAAGCCTTATTTCATTGATTGGTCTATATGACGAAATTACTATTAACGAAACCTTGGCTAAAAAAACAAAAATAACTTTTTTGGGAAAATTTTCTAAAACAATAACTTCACATGATAATTCAATAGTTACCGCCTTATCATCATTGCAAAATATTAATGAAAAAATAAGAAATAAAAATTTTATTATTAAGGTGAAAAAAAATATTCCCGTAGGATCTGGACTGGGCGGGGGGTCGTCCAATGCTGTTACTGTACTATTATTTCTGATAAAAAAATTTAATTTAAATGTTAAAAAAAAAAATTTATTAGAAATTCTAAATAAAATAGGATTCGATTCTAGTATATTTTTAAATAAATATCCTAAATTTATTTCACATTATGGTGAGAGAATAAATATTTTTAAACACAAATTTAGGTTGAACGTTTTATTGATCTATCCAAATAAACCTAATTTTACAAAAATTATTTATCAAAAAAATAAATCATTTAGCAAAACATTTAGTATTAAAAAAACTCAACAAACAATTAAAAAAAATATTCATGAATATTTTCATACTGCAAACAATGATCTTGTGCATACTGCCAAAAAAATTAATCCTAGAATAGGATATATAATTGAATATTTAAAAAAACAAAAAATATGTGATTTTGTGCAAATGACAGGTAGCGGGTCTTGTTGTTTTGCTATTTTCAAGAGTAAAAAAACCCTTTTAAAATGTGAAAAATTGGTTAAAACCCATTACAGAAGTTATTGGACAGCAAAGACGAAAACAATTACATAA
- a CDS encoding CCA tRNA nucleotidyltransferase has product MLNIISNIPEAVKIYKLLNPLGSEENTPTKFVGGCVRDLILGHKIKDIDLATSFPPQKIVKILENENIKINIKAINFGVVTAYINNYLFEITTLRKDFLQDGRYAKIEFTKDWKLDSQRRDFTINAIYCELNTKSNESFQLFDPHNGKEDLINGKIKFIKNAKTSINEDYVRALRYLRFFYSYSNYEHDPYVLEQIFENKNNIKNLSQNRLKTELKKIIIINPKLKIEKNLLIKDFFSYIYPDFNSIANLNG; this is encoded by the coding sequence ATGCTAAATATTATAAGCAACATTCCAGAAGCAGTTAAAATTTACAAACTCCTAAATCCATTGGGTAGCGAAGAAAATACTCCCACAAAGTTTGTCGGTGGATGTGTGCGCGATTTAATTTTAGGTCATAAAATAAAAGACATAGACTTAGCAACCAGTTTCCCACCTCAAAAAATTGTTAAGATATTAGAAAATGAAAACATTAAAATTAATATTAAAGCAATTAATTTTGGAGTTGTAACTGCCTATATTAATAATTATTTATTTGAAATTACGACTCTTAGAAAAGATTTCTTGCAGGATGGAAGATATGCTAAAATAGAATTTACCAAAGATTGGAAGCTGGATTCTCAACGAAGAGATTTCACAATAAATGCTATTTATTGTGAATTAAATACAAAAAGCAACGAAAGTTTCCAATTATTCGATCCACATAATGGGAAAGAAGATTTAATAAATGGTAAAATTAAATTTATAAAAAATGCCAAAACTAGTATTAATGAAGATTATGTCAGGGCCTTAAGATATTTGAGGTTTTTTTATTCCTACTCTAATTACGAACATGATCCTTATGTCTTGGAGCAGATTTTTGAAAATAAAAATAATATTAAAAATTTATCCCAAAATAGATTAAAAACTGAATTAAAAAAAATAATTATAATCAATCCAAAGTTAAAAATTGAAAAAAACTTACTGATTAAGGATTTTTTTTCATACATTTATCCAGACTTTAACAGCATTGCGAATTTAAATGGTTAA
- the greA gene encoding transcription elongation factor GreA produces the protein MEKEPITIQGLEKIKSELDDRKHTTRSKIVMAISEARSHGDLKENAEYHAAKEEQGLNEKRIQELETSIAMAEVIDIRKIPNDNKVIFSSTIIVKDLDGDKKNTYKIVGRDEADVKNGLIYYKSPLGRGFIGKNKEDFVVIETPSGEKNFEILDVKYI, from the coding sequence ATGGAAAAAGAACCTATTACCATACAAGGACTTGAAAAGATTAAGTCTGAACTTGATGACAGAAAGCACACGACTAGATCTAAAATAGTTATGGCAATTTCAGAAGCAAGATCTCACGGAGATTTAAAAGAAAATGCTGAGTATCATGCTGCAAAAGAAGAGCAAGGTTTAAATGAAAAAAGAATTCAAGAATTAGAAACTTCGATTGCTATGGCTGAAGTCATAGATATTAGAAAAATTCCAAATGATAATAAGGTTATTTTTTCCAGTACAATCATAGTCAAAGATTTAGATGGTGATAAAAAAAATACCTACAAGATAGTTGGTAGAGATGAGGCCGATGTAAAAAATGGTCTAATCTATTACAAGTCTCCTCTTGGTCGTGGCTTTATAGGAAAAAATAAAGAAGATTTTGTTGTTATAGAAACCCCTTCTGGTGAGAAAAACTTTGAAATTTTGGATGTTAAATATATTTAA
- the hemF gene encoding oxygen-dependent coproporphyrinogen oxidase has translation MNSIHLRKKNTSKWFRDLRNLICKDFEYFENNNSKKKVKFTRSKWNKSKTKSEGGGEISILRNGKIFEKVGVNISAVNGRFDKNFKNRIPGTKKSSKFWASGISVVAHFQNPKIPSLHFNTRYIITSKEWFGGGMDVTPCIKDDKQKKYFHQELKKMCSNHNKNYYKLHKLNCDKYFFLPHRNEPRGDGGIFYDYLNSDWEKDFLYTKDVGEVFLKIAKNIIKKKMKQKWTKKDRKKQLVKRARYAEFNLLHDRGTKFGLSTGGNIEAIFMSLPPLASW, from the coding sequence ATGAACTCTATTCATTTAAGAAAAAAAAATACCTCCAAATGGTTTAGGGACTTGAGAAATTTAATTTGCAAAGATTTTGAATATTTTGAAAATAACAATTCAAAAAAGAAAGTGAAATTTACTAGGTCTAAATGGAATAAATCTAAGACCAAATCCGAGGGTGGGGGGGAAATATCAATACTCAGAAATGGAAAAATTTTTGAAAAAGTGGGTGTTAATATTTCTGCAGTTAATGGTCGCTTTGATAAAAATTTTAAAAACAGAATTCCAGGAACTAAAAAAAGTTCTAAATTTTGGGCGTCGGGAATTTCGGTTGTTGCCCATTTTCAAAATCCCAAAATACCTTCTTTACATTTTAATACTCGTTACATTATTACATCTAAAGAATGGTTTGGGGGAGGTATGGATGTTACACCATGCATAAAAGACGATAAGCAAAAAAAATATTTTCATCAAGAATTAAAAAAAATGTGCTCCAATCATAATAAGAATTATTACAAACTTCATAAACTAAATTGTGACAAATACTTTTTTTTACCTCACAGAAATGAGCCTAGAGGTGACGGTGGAATTTTTTACGATTATCTAAATTCTGACTGGGAAAAAGATTTTCTATATACAAAAGATGTAGGTGAGGTTTTTTTAAAAATAGCCAAGAATATTATTAAAAAGAAAATGAAACAAAAATGGACAAAGAAAGACAGGAAAAAACAGCTTGTAAAAAGAGCAAGATACGCAGAATTTAATTTGTTGCACGACCGTGGCACAAAATTTGGTTTGTCTACGGGTGGAAACATTGAGGCTATATTTATGTCTTTACCGCCTCTAGCTTCGTGGTAA
- a CDS encoding tRNA (cytidine(34)-2'-O)-methyltransferase has translation MINIALYQPDIPQNTAAIIRICACFDINLEIIKPCGYFFDKKKLDRIYLDYLDICNLRFYESYDDFFSKKKDTRLILLTTKSDSNYTKFLYKKNDTLVFGKESAGVPEEIHNSIQNKLTIKMNKKTRSFNIASSVAIVASEALRQINL, from the coding sequence ATGATTAATATTGCTCTTTATCAACCAGATATACCACAAAATACTGCTGCGATCATCCGAATCTGCGCTTGTTTTGATATCAATCTAGAAATTATAAAACCGTGTGGCTATTTTTTTGACAAAAAAAAACTAGATAGAATTTATTTAGATTATTTGGATATTTGCAACCTACGATTTTATGAATCGTATGATGATTTTTTTTCAAAAAAAAAGGATACTAGGTTAATTTTATTAACAACCAAATCTGATAGCAATTATACAAAATTTTTATATAAAAAAAACGATACGTTGGTTTTTGGAAAAGAAAGTGCTGGAGTTCCAGAGGAAATACATAATAGTATTCAAAATAAACTTACAATAAAAATGAATAAAAAAACAAGATCATTTAATATAGCGTCATCTGTTGCAATTGTAGCCTCAGAAGCTTTAAGGCAAATTAATTTATAA
- the petA gene encoding ubiquinol-cytochrome c reductase iron-sulfur subunit, with the protein MSNNNNKDKSTRRDFLTTVTATVGAVGVGAAVLPIISQMNPDSSVKALASIEVDISNIQEGKEITVLWRGKPVFIKRRTKEEIQKAEQTSMKDLMDPQEDKDRVKKSEWLVVVGVCTHLGCVPIGGKGEYDGWFCPCHGSHYDTSGRIRKGPAPTNLEIPKYEFVSNNKIKIG; encoded by the coding sequence ATGAGCAATAATAACAATAAAGATAAGTCTACAAGAAGAGATTTTTTAACAACTGTAACCGCAACTGTTGGGGCGGTGGGAGTAGGGGCTGCTGTGCTGCCTATTATATCTCAAATGAATCCGGACTCTTCTGTGAAGGCACTCGCCTCTATAGAAGTTGATATTTCAAATATACAAGAGGGTAAAGAAATAACAGTCCTTTGGAGAGGAAAGCCAGTATTTATTAAGAGAAGAACCAAAGAGGAAATTCAAAAAGCTGAACAAACAAGTATGAAGGATTTAATGGATCCTCAAGAAGATAAAGATAGAGTTAAAAAGTCAGAGTGGTTAGTTGTTGTTGGGGTGTGCACGCACCTTGGGTGTGTTCCTATTGGAGGCAAAGGAGAGTATGATGGATGGTTCTGTCCATGCCATGGATCGCATTACGATACCTCAGGAAGAATTAGAAAAGGCCCCGCTCCGACCAATTTAGAAATTCCTAAATACGAATTTGTTAGTAACAATAAGATAAAAATAGGTTAA
- a CDS encoding cytochrome b: MSSEKPNQQYKPVHTNKVGGSPYTGVTGWIDNRLPIIRMFKHEYLDFQVPKSLSYFWSFGGILTICLILLIVTGLSLGMHYKPDAKYAFDSVEKIMRDVNFGWLIRYAHMNLASFVFIALYLHIFRGLYYGSYKEPRQLMWLIGIVIFFLMMATAFLGYTLPWGQMSYWGATVITNLFSAIPLVGESVVTWLWGDYSVGDAALNRFYVLHWLIAFLIVGIVVFHVIALHIVGSNNPSGIEPKDTRDTVSFSPFTTSKDLVGMLVFLLIFVAVMMYAPNYLGHPDNYIPANPLVTPAHIVPEWYFLPFYAILRSIPDKLMGVIAMVSSIAILGLLPWLDFSKVRSSVFRPIWKQCVFLFVLDFFVLMYIGGAPADGIYLVIGRIGTAFWFAFFLILAPLVSLIEKPLPMPDSIHEFEEWKRQGKIKTIKLFNK, encoded by the coding sequence ATGAGCTCTGAAAAACCGAATCAACAATACAAGCCGGTTCATACGAACAAAGTTGGTGGTTCACCCTATACTGGTGTTACAGGCTGGATAGACAATAGACTTCCTATCATTAGAATGTTTAAACACGAATATTTAGATTTCCAAGTTCCAAAATCCTTGAGTTATTTTTGGAGTTTCGGTGGCATTCTAACGATTTGTTTAATACTTTTGATAGTGACGGGTTTAAGTTTGGGAATGCATTATAAGCCCGATGCAAAATATGCCTTTGATTCTGTAGAAAAGATAATGAGAGATGTAAATTTCGGATGGCTAATTCGTTATGCCCACATGAACCTAGCTTCCTTTGTCTTTATCGCTTTGTATCTTCATATTTTTAGAGGATTGTACTACGGATCTTATAAAGAGCCACGCCAGCTAATGTGGTTAATTGGAATTGTCATATTTTTTTTAATGATGGCGACAGCTTTTCTTGGATATACTTTGCCGTGGGGACAAATGAGTTATTGGGGGGCTACCGTTATAACAAACCTTTTCTCCGCAATTCCTCTGGTAGGTGAGTCAGTAGTCACGTGGTTATGGGGAGACTACTCTGTTGGAGACGCTGCATTAAATAGATTTTATGTGCTACATTGGTTAATCGCATTTTTAATAGTTGGTATAGTTGTCTTTCATGTAATTGCTCTTCACATTGTTGGTTCTAACAATCCATCAGGAATAGAACCGAAGGACACAAGAGATACCGTTTCTTTTTCTCCATTTACGACGAGCAAGGATCTAGTTGGAATGCTAGTGTTTTTATTAATATTTGTTGCAGTCATGATGTACGCACCAAATTATTTAGGCCATCCAGATAATTATATACCCGCCAATCCATTGGTGACTCCAGCCCACATTGTACCAGAATGGTATTTTCTACCTTTTTATGCAATTTTAAGAAGTATACCTGACAAGCTGATGGGAGTTATTGCGATGGTGAGTAGCATTGCAATACTAGGATTATTACCATGGTTAGATTTTAGCAAAGTTAGATCTAGTGTTTTTAGACCCATATGGAAACAGTGTGTATTTTTGTTTGTTCTAGATTTTTTTGTCCTTATGTATATTGGGGGAGCGCCAGCAGATGGAATTTATTTAGTTATAGGAAGAATAGGAACTGCTTTTTGGTTTGCATTCTTTTTAATATTAGCACCCCTTGTTTCCCTAATTGAAAAACCGTTGCCAATGCCAGACAGTATTCATGAGTTTGAAGAGTGGAAGAGGCAGGGAAAGATAAAGACTATTAAATTATTCAATAAATAG
- a CDS encoding cytochrome c1: MKLFYLKFKSIAFIAIFVLTTDVSFSKESNVQLLKPNWSFDGFFGKFDRASLQRGYQVYKEVCASCHSMSLLSYRNLAEEGGPEFTVEEVKAVASQFEVTDGPNNDGEMFQRSGKPSDRFVSPYPNQNASRAANGGAYPPDMSVLVKARPGGSDYIYSVLMGYEEITPENIKLEEGVYYNKYMTGNKIRMASPLSEGVIEYTDGTKASQEQMAKDVVSFLTWAAEPHLEARKELGFKSVIYLLILTILVYLIKKKIWLRIEPKV, encoded by the coding sequence ATGAAATTATTTTACTTAAAATTTAAGTCAATTGCTTTTATTGCAATTTTCGTTTTAACTACAGATGTTTCTTTTTCTAAAGAATCTAACGTTCAGCTTTTAAAGCCTAACTGGTCGTTCGATGGTTTTTTTGGTAAATTTGATAGAGCTTCCCTTCAAAGAGGTTATCAAGTCTACAAAGAAGTCTGTGCCTCTTGTCACTCAATGAGTCTGTTGAGCTATAGAAATTTGGCAGAAGAAGGTGGTCCAGAGTTTACAGTAGAAGAGGTAAAAGCTGTTGCCTCACAATTTGAAGTTACAGACGGCCCAAACAATGATGGAGAAATGTTCCAAAGATCTGGAAAGCCATCTGATAGGTTCGTAAGTCCTTATCCTAATCAGAATGCTTCCCGAGCTGCTAATGGCGGCGCATATCCACCGGACATGTCTGTTTTAGTAAAAGCTAGACCAGGAGGGTCTGATTATATCTACTCTGTATTAATGGGCTATGAAGAAATAACTCCAGAAAATATCAAGCTAGAAGAGGGTGTGTATTATAATAAATACATGACAGGTAACAAAATACGAATGGCAAGCCCCTTAAGCGAGGGAGTTATTGAATATACTGATGGGACCAAAGCTAGCCAAGAACAAATGGCAAAAGATGTTGTTAGTTTTCTTACTTGGGCAGCCGAACCCCATTTGGAAGCAAGAAAAGAATTGGGATTTAAATCTGTAATTTATTTATTAATTTTAACTATTTTAGTATATTTAATTAAAAAGAAGATTTGGTTACGTATTGAACCTAAAGTGTAA